From a single Clostridium isatidis genomic region:
- a CDS encoding DUF1653 domain-containing protein — MKHNNTKEDNNRLNVIKEWEGKVVKHFKGDLYLILDTNVIHTETNERMIYYKALYGDYGTFVRPASMFAERCNSEQFEKYGQEYRFELAENKSRKK, encoded by the coding sequence GTGAAACATAATAATACCAAGGAAGATAATAATAGATTAAATGTTATTAAAGAATGGGAAGGTAAAGTTGTAAAACATTTTAAAGGAGACCTGTATTTAATCCTTGATACTAATGTAATTCATACAGAAACTAATGAAAGAATGATATATTATAAAGCTTTATATGGTGACTATGGCACTTTTGTAAGACCTGCAAGCATGTTTGCTGAAAGGTGTAATTCTGAGCAGTTTGAAAAGTATGGTCAGGAATATAGATTTGAGTTAGCAGAAAATAAATCTAGGAAGAAGTAA
- a CDS encoding DMT family transporter, with the protein MDKSKFYTKKINIIILAAICTFLWGSAFPSIKVGYELFKIDADDLGGKLIFAGYRFFLAGLFVLSLQIVRKINIFKINKKDLKEFTFLGLSQTTLQYIFFYIGMTYTSGVRGSIINGSSTFFSIILAHFIYKNDKLSFNKILGCILGFAGVIIVNLGGSSLLEGSFSFKGEGFITIAAFLISISSIYGKKISQDKDASTVTGYQLTIGGLALIILGYLCGGHLTNFTLKSSFLLIYMALLSSVAFALWSQLIKYNKVGVISVFNFLIPVFATILSAMILKENIFDFKIFIALIFVCAGIYFVNKTKDEELFPYKEIINNEK; encoded by the coding sequence TTGGATAAATCAAAATTTTATACAAAAAAGATAAATATAATTATACTTGCAGCTATTTGTACTTTTTTATGGGGAAGTGCCTTTCCTTCTATAAAGGTTGGTTATGAACTTTTCAAAATTGATGCTGATGATTTAGGAGGAAAGCTGATTTTTGCCGGCTATAGGTTTTTCCTAGCAGGATTATTTGTACTCTCATTGCAGATAGTTAGAAAGATAAATATTTTTAAGATAAATAAGAAGGATTTAAAGGAATTTACCTTTCTAGGACTTAGTCAAACAACCCTTCAGTATATCTTTTTTTATATTGGAATGACCTATACATCTGGGGTAAGGGGATCAATTATAAATGGAAGCTCCACCTTTTTCAGTATAATATTGGCCCACTTTATTTATAAAAACGATAAATTAAGTTTTAATAAGATATTAGGATGTATCCTAGGATTTGCAGGAGTAATTATCGTAAATCTAGGAGGAAGTTCCCTTTTAGAAGGAAGTTTTTCCTTTAAAGGAGAGGGCTTTATAACGATTGCAGCCTTTCTAATTTCAATCTCTTCAATTTATGGAAAGAAAATTAGTCAAGATAAGGATGCGTCTACTGTTACGGGCTATCAGCTGACAATTGGAGGTCTTGCCTTAATTATATTAGGATACCTTTGCGGAGGACATTTAACAAACTTTACATTGAAATCAAGCTTCCTTTTAATATATATGGCCCTATTATCCTCAGTAGCCTTTGCTTTATGGTCCCAACTAATAAAATATAACAAGGTTGGAGTAATTTCAGTTTTTAATTTCTTAATTCCTGTTTTCGCTACAATTCTTTCTGCTATGATACTTAAAGAAAATATTTTTGATTTTAAAATTTTTATAGCCTTAATTTTTGTTTGTGCAGGTATTTATTTTGTTAATAAAACTAAGGATGAAGAACTCTTCCCTTATAAAGAAATAATAAATAATGAAAAATAG
- a CDS encoding HD-GYP domain-containing protein yields the protein MIFNLNEFLMAVSFTLDFVEMDILGVASNHGKRTAYIALRIAQEIDLKDEEIHDVVALAMLHDNGLSSINVHGRFLKRDPMNIRNLESVKEHCIIGEDNIKDYPFFTDVKGSIKYHHENYDGTGNFNLKAEEIPLMAQIIRIADLTDATFNFGKSNNSNKEKIIKYINDQENKIFSQKLVQAFNNISKDKNFWANLQDDNLKEALKKNTPQFSKDLSLEEIKKITSVFSKIVDSKSHFTKEHSRGLVEKVKIMADYYKKSHEEKMKLIIAADLHDIGKLAIPNEILDSPRKLTFEEFELMKKHVYYTRIALQEIKGFEDINEWASNHHEKLNGMGYPFGKTEKDLDFNSRLMTCLDIYQALTEERPYRKGLVHKEAMKILYDMYKKGLIDGKITEDIDNVFGEK from the coding sequence ATGATATTCAATTTAAATGAGTTTTTAATGGCAGTATCTTTTACATTAGATTTCGTTGAGATGGATATATTGGGGGTTGCTTCAAACCATGGTAAAAGAACTGCATATATAGCTTTAAGAATTGCACAGGAGATTGATTTAAAAGATGAAGAAATTCATGATGTTGTTGCTCTAGCAATGTTACATGACAATGGACTTAGTTCAATAAATGTTCATGGAAGATTTTTAAAAAGGGATCCTATGAATATTAGAAATTTAGAAAGTGTTAAGGAACATTGTATAATAGGTGAAGACAATATTAAGGACTATCCTTTTTTTACAGATGTTAAAGGTTCAATAAAATATCATCATGAAAACTATGATGGTACAGGTAACTTTAATTTAAAAGCTGAGGAAATTCCTTTAATGGCACAAATAATACGTATTGCAGATTTAACAGATGCCACTTTTAATTTTGGAAAAAGTAATAATTCAAATAAGGAAAAAATAATAAAATATATCAATGATCAAGAAAATAAAATATTTTCTCAAAAGTTGGTACAAGCTTTTAATAATATTTCTAAGGATAAAAATTTTTGGGCTAATTTACAAGATGATAATCTAAAGGAAGCCCTAAAAAAGAACACACCACAATTTTCAAAGGATTTATCTTTAGAAGAAATTAAGAAAATAACAAGTGTATTTTCAAAGATAGTTGATTCAAAATCTCATTTTACAAAAGAGCATTCAAGGGGATTGGTAGAAAAAGTTAAAATTATGGCTGATTATTATAAGAAAAGTCATGAAGAAAAAATGAAATTAATTATTGCAGCTGATTTACATGACATAGGTAAATTAGCAATTCCTAATGAAATTTTAGATAGTCCAAGGAAACTAACCTTTGAAGAGTTTGAGTTAATGAAAAAGCACGTTTATTATACAAGAATAGCCCTTCAAGAAATTAAAGGCTTTGAAGATATTAATGAATGGGCTTCAAATCATCACGAAAAATTAAATGGCATGGGTTATCCTTTTGGCAAAACTGAAAAGGATTTAGATTTTAATTCAAGGCTTATGACTTGTTTAGATATTTATCAAGCTTTAACAGAAGAAAGACCTTATAGAAAAGGACTAGTACATAAAGAAGCAATGAAAATATTATATGACATGTATAAGAAAGGATTAATTGATGGGAAAATTACTGAAGATATTGATAATGTCTTTGGAGAAAAATAG
- a CDS encoding iron-containing alcohol dehydrogenase has translation MNSFVYDIPVKVYFGPDQLGHLGEELKKYGNRVLLTYGGGSIKKIGLYDKVVAEIKKAGLELFELSGIEPNPRITSVNKGAEICKKENIDVLLAVGGGSTIDATKFIGAGAFYEGDAWDLVTGKAPITKCLPIVTILTLAATGSEMDAGGVISNLDTNEKLGNGHPTMLPKVSFLDPTNTYSVSAYQTACGAADIMSHIIEVYFNMNKDLYMLDTVAEGLMKTVIKYTPIAIKEPDNYEARANLMWASSWAINGFIDGGKKQAWSCHPMEHELSAFYDITHGLGLAILTPRWMEYTLDETTVSKFYQFGCNVFDIDKSMEPMAVAKKSIEMLSDFFFKTLGLKSTLTEIGIDDSNFEIMAKKACKGSIIQGFKPLKQEDILNIYKMCL, from the coding sequence ATGAATAGTTTTGTTTATGACATTCCAGTAAAAGTGTATTTTGGGCCTGATCAATTAGGACATCTTGGAGAAGAGTTAAAAAAATATGGCAATCGCGTACTTTTAACCTATGGTGGAGGCTCTATTAAGAAAATTGGACTTTATGATAAAGTTGTTGCAGAAATAAAAAAGGCTGGGTTAGAACTATTTGAACTTTCAGGTATTGAGCCTAATCCTCGTATTACTTCAGTTAATAAAGGAGCAGAAATTTGCAAAAAAGAAAATATAGATGTATTACTAGCAGTAGGTGGAGGCTCTACTATAGATGCTACTAAATTTATAGGGGCAGGAGCTTTCTATGAAGGAGATGCTTGGGATCTAGTAACTGGCAAGGCTCCAATTACAAAATGCCTTCCTATAGTAACAATTTTAACTTTAGCTGCTACTGGTTCAGAAATGGATGCAGGTGGTGTTATCAGTAATTTAGATACAAATGAAAAACTAGGAAATGGTCATCCAACAATGCTGCCAAAAGTATCTTTCCTGGATCCAACTAATACTTATTCTGTAAGTGCTTATCAAACTGCCTGTGGTGCTGCAGATATAATGTCCCATATCATTGAAGTATATTTTAACATGAATAAAGATTTATATATGTTAGATACCGTGGCAGAAGGTTTAATGAAAACTGTAATAAAATATACGCCAATTGCAATTAAGGAACCTGATAATTATGAAGCTCGTGCTAATCTTATGTGGGCATCTTCTTGGGCAATTAATGGCTTTATTGATGGAGGTAAAAAGCAGGCATGGAGCTGCCATCCAATGGAACATGAATTATCAGCTTTTTATGATATAACACATGGATTAGGCCTTGCAATACTTACTCCACGTTGGATGGAATATACTTTAGATGAAACTACAGTATCAAAATTTTATCAATTTGGATGCAATGTGTTTGATATAGATAAAAGCATGGAACCAATGGCAGTTGCAAAGAAGAGCATAGAAATGTTATCTGATTTCTTCTTTAAGACGCTAGGTTTAAAGAGTACTTTAACAGAAATAGGAATAGATGACAGTAATTTTGAAATAATGGCTAAAAAGGCTTGTAAGGGAAGTATTATTCAAGGATTTAAACCTTTAAAACAAGAGGATATTCTAAATATCTATAAGATGTGTCTATAA